In Pseudobacter ginsenosidimutans, the following are encoded in one genomic region:
- a CDS encoding glycoside hydrolase family 28 protein, whose amino-acid sequence MKHVFLLLAVLFQGMILHARQHDLNITDYGAKSDGVTLNSPFIQAAIDACAAKGGGRVIVPAGRFLTGTIALKSNVTLVLQKNAFIVGSTNVNDYLNLDPFTDGLGVDVGYALVVAVDQQNIGIEGEGAIDGQGKQLKEIQIATDKRPEGERWGRRPFLLRVVRCSNVRVQGVKLLFAAAWTSHYFQCNRLHIEGVKIISHGVAHNDGMDIDGCQHVTIANCDIESGDDALCFKTTSSTMACRDIVVSNMRLKSGHGAIKMGTESMAPFENIKISNCYIYNTNNGGIKLLTVDGAHLRNIEISDITMVDVKTPILLRLGSRLSVFRKGKDTQQPTGIFENVVIRNVKAEASANAQLKPPSGILITGVPGHYITNVTLENISIRLAGGGTAEHARQVVPEAIDKYPEVKTFGPLVPAYGIWARHVKGLKLNNVSFTLDSNDVRPAFICEDGEAITVTNWNIPATTGAEAVIRLEQVGSAQIRNNKVQGKAAAFVRVERSNGSNIKVGKNRLNGIEPARYIHH is encoded by the coding sequence ATGAAGCACGTTTTTTTATTGCTTGCTGTACTGTTCCAGGGTATGATCTTACATGCCCGTCAGCATGATCTTAACATCACCGATTATGGCGCCAAATCAGATGGCGTTACCCTCAATTCTCCTTTTATCCAGGCTGCTATCGATGCCTGCGCTGCCAAAGGCGGTGGCAGGGTGATAGTGCCGGCAGGCAGATTCCTTACAGGCACCATTGCCCTGAAAAGCAATGTGACACTGGTTTTACAAAAGAACGCATTCATTGTAGGCAGTACCAATGTAAACGATTACCTAAACCTGGATCCTTTCACTGATGGATTGGGCGTAGATGTCGGTTATGCATTGGTGGTAGCTGTTGACCAGCAGAATATCGGCATAGAAGGGGAAGGCGCTATCGATGGTCAGGGTAAGCAATTGAAAGAAATCCAGATCGCAACAGATAAACGACCCGAGGGAGAGCGCTGGGGCAGGAGACCTTTCCTGCTTCGCGTGGTGCGTTGCAGCAACGTGAGAGTGCAGGGTGTAAAATTATTGTTCGCGGCAGCCTGGACTTCTCATTACTTTCAATGTAATCGATTGCACATTGAAGGAGTGAAAATCATTTCCCATGGCGTTGCACACAACGATGGAATGGATATCGATGGTTGTCAGCATGTGACCATTGCCAATTGTGATATTGAGAGTGGCGATGATGCCCTTTGCTTCAAAACCACCAGCAGCACCATGGCCTGCAGGGATATCGTTGTGTCAAACATGAGGCTTAAGAGCGGTCATGGCGCTATCAAAATGGGCACGGAATCCATGGCGCCTTTCGAGAATATCAAAATTTCCAATTGCTATATCTACAACACCAATAATGGAGGCATCAAATTGCTGACCGTGGATGGAGCGCATCTCCGCAATATCGAGATCAGCGATATCACTATGGTGGATGTGAAAACGCCCATTCTCCTCCGCCTGGGATCGCGCCTCAGCGTATTCAGGAAAGGGAAGGATACACAACAACCTACAGGCATATTCGAAAACGTGGTCATTCGAAATGTGAAGGCGGAAGCTTCCGCCAATGCACAGCTCAAACCACCATCGGGTATACTCATCACCGGTGTGCCGGGACATTATATCACCAATGTTACCCTGGAAAATATTTCCATCCGCCTCGCCGGTGGCGGCACTGCCGAACATGCAAGACAGGTGGTTCCGGAAGCGATCGACAAATACCCGGAAGTGAAAACATTCGGCCCCCTGGTGCCTGCCTATGGAATATGGGCCCGTCATGTGAAAGGGTTGAAGCTGAACAATGTTTCGTTTACACTTGACAGTAATGATGTACGTCCTGCCTTCATTTGTGAAGACGGCGAAGCTATCACCGTCACCAACTGGAATATCCCCGCCACTACCGGTGCTGAAGCCGTGATCCGGCTGGAGCAGGTAGGTAGTGCACAGATCCGCAACAATAAAGTACAAGGTAAAGCTGCCGCCTTTGTGCGCGTAGAAAGATCCAATGGCTCCAATATCAAAGTAGGAAAGAACCGTCTCAATGGAATTGAACCTGCCCGATATATTCACCATTAA
- a CDS encoding SusC/RagA family TonB-linked outer membrane protein, whose amino-acid sequence MSFKNLIPFSCMILAMLLWQPLSAQDAATVAVKGFVTNERGEPLQGVTVQGAGKSVQSGTDGAFTLEVPAGTVISLSYTGYADQKVTVRNGQTNLKIQLQNKKDLDEVVVVGYGTRRKSEVTGSMVSVTEQSIRDIPTPNLASAMQGRAAGVDIQKVNGNSKPGAGVSILIRGSRSVRAGNDPLIVVDGIPFSGNFNDLNPDDVTSVEILKDASATAIYGSRGANGVILVSTKRGKAGKAVITYSGYGGTVKPLGKYKMMDAKEFFEFKKWAYYNGRFISGNNRKYTGPDDPNILTSEFSAEELENIESGKSTDWQDLVYKNGFITDHQLGVSGGSENTQYAMSGGYYKETGVYPTQAFERFSLKMSIDHQFNKMFKIGLSSLNTFATTNGENFNPMGQALRASPLVSPYDADGKLRNDFVPGSASQVWNPLADFLPGARQERKKRNSSFNVLYLDVNLGKWVNGLKYRLNGGVELRSENYGNFYASKTTNNSGAPSTSRNRNAQLSNWTMEHLLNYDRTFADKHKLSLTGLFSVQEQKNQTSTFDNNDILDDALEYFNPVYGSNLTGSGNMEKWALVSYMGRLNYTYDDRYMLTGTVRTDGSSRLAPGNKYKTFLSGAVGWNIHNEEWFNVKPISNLRLRASYGEVGNASIAPYQTLARLSALRMNFGEYTSTGVYLTDVANANLSWEYTATTELGLDFGLLNNRITGTFGVYKQQTRDLLLPQTLPHTSGILNTALANVGATENKGIELQVSAAILVPKSRNEFGWTIDANATINRGKITKLSEGATQDISNNWFVGKPIGVIYDKVKDGIWQNTKEDTALAQKYKQTLSGSGSVIGTIRYRDINDDGKMDDNDRVILGSSQPKWTGGMTNRFSYGGFDLTVVAFARMGSTFRSTLTGGGFANTYQGTYNNVKTRFWTPDNHENEFPKPNADRTNTQNNSLMGIFDGSFLKIRTISLAYTLPPNMLKKLGVRNLRFYSTVENPFIFFSPFVDHPFGGLDPETGGDADSPSVSGQLNVDTPPNWKLIFGLSLSF is encoded by the coding sequence ATGAGTTTTAAAAATCTTATTCCATTTTCCTGTATGATATTGGCGATGCTGTTGTGGCAGCCTTTGTCGGCACAGGATGCCGCAACGGTGGCAGTAAAAGGATTTGTCACCAACGAACGCGGGGAGCCGCTCCAGGGTGTTACCGTCCAGGGGGCGGGAAAATCCGTACAATCCGGTACAGACGGAGCTTTCACCCTGGAAGTGCCCGCAGGTACCGTTATCAGTTTGTCTTATACAGGATATGCAGATCAGAAGGTTACTGTCCGTAATGGTCAAACGAACCTGAAGATACAATTGCAAAACAAAAAGGACCTCGATGAAGTAGTGGTAGTAGGATATGGAACCAGGAGGAAATCCGAAGTAACGGGCTCCATGGTATCTGTAACGGAACAATCCATCCGTGATATTCCCACACCCAACCTGGCTTCGGCTATGCAGGGCCGTGCGGCGGGTGTGGATATTCAGAAAGTGAATGGTAACAGCAAACCCGGCGCCGGCGTTTCCATTCTCATCCGTGGCTCGCGTTCAGTACGTGCGGGCAACGATCCACTCATTGTAGTGGATGGAATTCCCTTCAGCGGCAATTTCAATGATCTCAATCCGGATGATGTTACTTCGGTGGAGATCCTGAAAGATGCCTCTGCCACTGCCATTTACGGTTCCCGTGGCGCCAACGGCGTGATCCTGGTCAGCACCAAACGTGGTAAGGCCGGCAAAGCAGTGATCACTTACAGCGGTTATGGCGGCACTGTGAAGCCACTCGGCAAATACAAGATGATGGATGCAAAGGAATTCTTTGAATTCAAGAAATGGGCTTACTACAATGGAAGATTCATCAGCGGCAACAACAGGAAATATACCGGACCGGACGATCCCAATATCCTGACTTCAGAATTCAGTGCCGAGGAACTGGAAAATATCGAGAGCGGAAAATCCACTGACTGGCAGGACCTGGTATACAAAAATGGTTTCATCACTGATCACCAGTTGGGTGTTTCCGGAGGATCTGAAAACACACAGTATGCCATGTCTGGCGGGTACTACAAAGAAACAGGCGTGTATCCCACACAGGCTTTCGAGCGCTTCTCCCTCAAAATGAGCATCGATCATCAGTTCAACAAAATGTTCAAGATCGGATTGAGCTCACTCAATACATTTGCAACAACCAATGGTGAGAATTTCAACCCGATGGGTCAGGCGCTTCGCGCATCTCCATTGGTATCTCCCTATGACGCGGATGGCAAGCTCCGAAATGATTTCGTGCCGGGCAGCGCTTCACAGGTATGGAACCCGCTGGCGGATTTTCTTCCGGGAGCCAGGCAGGAAAGGAAAAAAAGGAATAGTTCCTTCAACGTTCTCTACCTGGATGTGAACCTCGGTAAATGGGTGAATGGATTGAAGTACCGTTTGAATGGCGGGGTGGAGCTGAGGTCTGAGAACTATGGCAACTTCTATGCAAGCAAAACCACCAACAATAGTGGCGCCCCTTCAACATCGCGCAACAGGAATGCACAGTTGAGCAACTGGACCATGGAGCATTTGCTGAACTACGACCGCACTTTCGCCGATAAACACAAACTAAGTCTTACAGGCCTCTTCAGTGTGCAGGAACAAAAGAATCAGACATCCACCTTCGACAACAACGATATCCTGGACGATGCGCTGGAATACTTCAATCCCGTATATGGCTCCAACCTCACCGGCTCCGGTAACATGGAGAAATGGGCGCTGGTTTCTTACATGGGACGATTGAACTACACTTATGATGACCGTTACATGCTCACAGGAACTGTGCGTACCGATGGTTCTTCCAGGCTGGCGCCGGGCAATAAATACAAGACCTTCCTATCCGGAGCTGTTGGCTGGAATATCCATAACGAAGAGTGGTTCAATGTTAAACCCATCAGTAACCTGCGTTTGCGCGCATCTTACGGAGAAGTGGGCAACGCATCCATTGCGCCTTACCAGACGCTGGCGCGCCTGAGTGCCCTCCGTATGAACTTCGGTGAATATACCTCTACAGGTGTTTATCTCACCGATGTAGCCAATGCCAACCTGAGCTGGGAATATACAGCCACCACTGAACTGGGCCTCGACTTCGGTTTACTCAATAACCGCATCACCGGTACTTTCGGCGTTTACAAACAACAGACAAGGGACCTCCTGCTGCCACAGACTCTGCCGCATACTTCCGGGATCCTGAATACGGCGCTCGCCAATGTTGGCGCTACAGAGAACAAGGGTATCGAGTTGCAGGTGAGTGCAGCTATCCTCGTTCCAAAATCAAGGAACGAATTCGGATGGACTATCGATGCCAACGCCACCATCAACCGCGGTAAGATCACCAAACTCAGCGAAGGCGCCACGCAGGATATCAGTAACAACTGGTTCGTAGGCAAACCTATCGGCGTGATCTACGACAAGGTGAAAGATGGGATCTGGCAGAACACGAAAGAAGATACTGCCCTGGCCCAAAAATATAAACAAACCCTCTCCGGTTCAGGTTCCGTGATCGGCACTATCCGTTACCGTGATATCAACGACGATGGAAAAATGGACGATAATGACCGGGTGATCCTCGGATCAAGCCAACCTAAATGGACAGGTGGTATGACCAACCGCTTCAGTTACGGCGGCTTCGATCTCACCGTTGTAGCCTTTGCGAGAATGGGCAGCACCTTCCGCAGTACCCTTACAGGCGGCGGCTTTGCCAATACTTACCAGGGAACTTACAATAACGTAAAGACACGTTTCTGGACCCCTGATAATCATGAGAACGAATTCCCCAAACCTAATGCCGACAGAACAAATACCCAGAACAACAGTCTCATGGGTATCTTCGACGGGTCTTTCCTGAAAATCAGAACTATCAGTCTCGCTTACACGCTTCCGCCCAATATGCTGAAAAAACTGGGCGTAAGGAACCTTCGTTTTTACTCCACCGTGGAGAATCCATTCATCTTCTTCTCTCCATTTGTTGACCATCCTTTCGGAGGACTTGATCCCGAAACAGGTGGTGATGCAGACAGTCCGTCTGTAAGTGGACAATTGAACGTGGATACACCTCCCAACTGGAAACTGATATTTGGTCTTAGCCTGTCATTCTAA
- a CDS encoding sialate O-acetylesterase, giving the protein MKQVSSLVVFCILSLTMQAQQIDLPYVMSDAEKQTEVMLKEAAAARKIKPELVSPRTLENGQLKMVASRDWTSGFFPGVLWFLYEYTGKPEWKEKAHAYTAFIEKEKQNAVTHDMGFKVYCSFGTGYRLTNDPKYKAVIMESARTLASRFNPTVGCLRSWDHSKDKWDFPVIIDNMMNLELLFAATELSGDSAYYRIAVSHANTTMKNHFRPDYSSYHVVAYDSLTGKVEKKQTHQGYSHESAWSRGQAWALYGYTMCYRFTRDKKYLEQAEHVAKFILDHPRLPKDKVPYYDFDAPGIPNEPRDASAAACIASGLYELAQYSKKAPVYTAAANTMVESLTKSYRSPIGENKGFLLLHSTGSKPGNSEIDVPLSYADYYYMEALLRSKHMHNKMFALPKPVLKLPAIIASNMVLQQQTNTPLWGSAAPNATIAVQTSWNMKKYTSRADAKGNWKLMVSTPKAGGPYSITISDGKPVMLKNVMIGEVWLCSGQSNMEMPVKGFRNQPILAAEETILEGKNNNIRLFRVERTTALEPVKDVTAEWEVSSPKGVRDFSAVGYGFAKILQQQLDVPVGIIQATWGGTPIQGWMSESNLKEFPESPLPAHRTVINKNHPEVLYNGMIHPLIGFAIKGVLWYQGETNRAEYALYERMMPSMVQRWREGWGKEWAFYYVQLAPYKYPSYAVEAPYMREAQEKAGAQIPNSGMAVCMDAGDSLTIHPANKTVVSRRLAYLALGKTYGVEGISYQNPSFKSMKLVNDTVRIAFDNASNGLTSFGKELNGFEIAGDDQVFHPARAWITNDGVYTLCDRVKMPVAVRYAFRDYIITNLYNTDGLPVAPFRTDNWQPAGKK; this is encoded by the coding sequence ATGAAGCAAGTTAGTAGCCTGGTTGTATTCTGTATCCTTAGCTTGACAATGCAGGCACAGCAGATCGATCTTCCTTATGTGATGTCTGATGCTGAAAAACAAACGGAAGTAATGCTCAAAGAAGCTGCCGCCGCCAGGAAAATAAAACCTGAGCTGGTTTCTCCCAGGACCCTGGAAAACGGACAGCTTAAAATGGTAGCGAGCCGCGACTGGACCAGTGGTTTCTTCCCCGGTGTTCTCTGGTTCCTCTATGAGTACACAGGTAAACCTGAATGGAAAGAAAAAGCGCATGCTTATACAGCTTTCATCGAAAAGGAAAAACAGAACGCAGTTACCCACGATATGGGCTTCAAAGTGTATTGCTCATTTGGAACAGGCTACCGCCTTACCAACGATCCGAAATACAAAGCAGTGATCATGGAATCGGCGCGCACACTGGCCAGCCGCTTCAACCCGACGGTAGGCTGTCTCCGCTCCTGGGACCATAGCAAAGACAAATGGGATTTCCCCGTGATCATCGATAATATGATGAATCTGGAGCTGCTTTTCGCGGCCACTGAGCTGAGCGGTGATTCAGCCTATTACAGGATTGCCGTTTCGCATGCCAATACTACCATGAAAAATCATTTTCGCCCTGATTACAGTTCTTATCACGTAGTGGCTTACGATTCACTTACAGGAAAAGTGGAAAAGAAACAGACACACCAGGGCTATAGTCATGAATCCGCCTGGAGCCGCGGACAGGCATGGGCCTTATATGGCTACACCATGTGTTATCGATTTACAAGAGATAAAAAATACCTGGAGCAGGCTGAGCATGTTGCTAAATTCATCCTGGACCATCCGAGGCTGCCGAAAGATAAAGTACCGTATTATGATTTCGATGCGCCCGGCATTCCCAATGAGCCACGCGACGCGTCGGCTGCAGCCTGCATTGCATCCGGTTTGTATGAGCTGGCGCAATACAGCAAAAAAGCTCCTGTGTATACCGCAGCTGCCAATACGATGGTGGAGAGCCTGACTAAATCCTATCGTTCACCAATAGGTGAGAATAAAGGATTCCTGTTGTTGCACAGCACAGGTTCCAAACCCGGCAACAGTGAAATAGATGTGCCATTGAGTTATGCTGATTATTATTATATGGAAGCATTGCTCCGCAGCAAACATATGCACAATAAAATGTTTGCACTGCCTAAACCTGTTTTGAAATTACCAGCCATCATAGCCAGCAATATGGTTTTGCAGCAGCAGACCAATACACCGCTCTGGGGCAGTGCTGCGCCCAATGCCACCATTGCTGTTCAGACCAGCTGGAATATGAAAAAATATACAAGCCGGGCCGATGCAAAAGGAAACTGGAAACTGATGGTGTCCACTCCCAAAGCCGGAGGACCTTACAGCATTACTATCAGTGATGGTAAGCCGGTAATGCTTAAGAATGTAATGATCGGAGAAGTATGGCTTTGTTCCGGTCAGTCGAATATGGAGATGCCGGTGAAGGGATTCAGGAACCAACCGATCCTGGCTGCGGAAGAAACCATCCTGGAAGGAAAGAATAATAATATCCGTCTCTTCCGTGTGGAAAGAACTACTGCACTTGAGCCTGTGAAAGATGTTACTGCTGAATGGGAAGTATCGTCGCCAAAAGGTGTGAGGGATTTCAGCGCAGTGGGATACGGTTTTGCAAAGATCCTGCAGCAGCAGCTGGATGTTCCCGTTGGGATCATCCAGGCCACCTGGGGCGGAACGCCCATCCAGGGCTGGATGAGCGAAAGCAACCTGAAAGAATTTCCTGAGTCGCCGCTTCCTGCTCATCGTACGGTGATCAATAAGAACCATCCTGAGGTTTTGTACAATGGGATGATCCATCCTTTGATCGGTTTCGCCATCAAAGGCGTGCTCTGGTACCAGGGGGAGACTAACAGAGCCGAATATGCGCTCTATGAAAGAATGATGCCTTCGATGGTTCAGCGCTGGCGTGAAGGATGGGGGAAAGAATGGGCCTTCTATTATGTGCAACTGGCTCCCTACAAATATCCCAGCTATGCAGTGGAAGCTCCTTATATGCGTGAAGCACAGGAGAAAGCGGGAGCACAGATCCCCAACTCAGGCATGGCTGTTTGTATGGATGCAGGCGATTCCCTCACTATCCATCCTGCCAACAAAACTGTGGTAAGCCGCAGGCTCGCGTACCTGGCGTTGGGTAAGACCTATGGCGTGGAAGGGATCAGTTATCAAAATCCATCTTTCAAATCCATGAAGCTGGTGAACGATACTGTACGCATTGCATTCGACAATGCTTCCAATGGATTGACAAGTTTCGGAAAAGAGCTGAATGGTTTTGAAATAGCAGGCGATGATCAGGTGTTCCATCCTGCCAGGGCATGGATCACAAATGATGGCGTGTATACCCTCTGCGATCGGGTGAAGATGCCTGTAGCAGTTCGTTACGCATTCAGGGATTATATCATTACTAACCTCTACAATACAGATGGATTGCCCGTTGCGCCTTTCAGAACAGACAACTGGCAACCGGCAGGTAAGAAATAA
- a CDS encoding RagB/SusD family nutrient uptake outer membrane protein yields MKKYIICGCLLGSLLGGGCNKMLEEEPKAILTPEFLKTEKGVKKGLDAAYAGTRYVWGSQDLFVYVTGGTDEFIKGTDGNTDLNSYTSNFTPGQSNGNQVWMQCYRWINACNGIIENAPQATMPQADQDKAVAEAKFLRAMFYSALVQFWRDVTVSTTYITTSVTTAKRNTLAEAMTLIIQDLKDAIAVLPAGPKSAGVLPGKANAAAARHLLGRMYLFRASTPAAQASDKEDAYQTLKSLIDERNTVGISLLPDFGDIFREGNEANAEVLFAVQHTSNYAFNGPNNSTVGDNVMNHMFIGQYDKRSTMVRSMDYGRPYIRVVPTFWVTDTVFKERVNDTRYGKTFQTVWYANSNNAGDYDKFAWPNPLPPGAPADAVPGGRRIKKKGDTSIYMPGVPVTSAQRNAAPYLLYGNKNWDNTLAPTVKKYFDNKRADLNDQSVRPLIVWRLAETYLLAAEAAIGTSRPQEAADYINAIRRRAAYPSGDPALMEITAADATIDFLLEERTRELLGENTRWWDLVRTGTLIERVKKHNAEATPNIQDRHTLRPIPQLQLDNTRGEKYNNSVYFPNWN; encoded by the coding sequence ATGAAAAAATATATCATCTGCGGCTGTCTGCTGGGTTCCCTGCTGGGTGGCGGCTGTAATAAAATGCTGGAGGAAGAGCCCAAAGCGATCCTCACTCCGGAATTCCTCAAAACTGAAAAAGGTGTAAAGAAAGGGCTCGATGCTGCATATGCTGGTACCCGTTATGTGTGGGGCAGCCAGGACCTTTTTGTATACGTAACCGGTGGCACAGACGAGTTCATCAAGGGCACTGACGGAAATACCGATCTCAATAGTTATACCAGCAACTTCACACCCGGACAGAGCAATGGCAACCAGGTATGGATGCAGTGCTACCGTTGGATCAATGCCTGCAACGGGATCATAGAAAATGCTCCGCAGGCCACTATGCCACAGGCCGACCAGGACAAGGCAGTGGCTGAAGCAAAGTTCCTTCGCGCCATGTTCTATTCTGCATTGGTGCAATTCTGGAGGGATGTGACTGTGAGCACTACCTATATCACCACATCTGTTACTACCGCCAAACGTAATACGCTGGCAGAAGCAATGACCCTGATCATCCAGGATCTGAAAGACGCTATTGCCGTTCTGCCCGCCGGCCCTAAATCTGCGGGTGTGCTTCCCGGTAAGGCCAATGCCGCAGCTGCCCGTCACCTGCTGGGAAGGATGTACCTGTTCCGGGCCTCCACGCCTGCTGCCCAGGCATCTGACAAGGAAGATGCATATCAGACATTGAAATCGCTGATCGATGAACGGAATACGGTGGGAATAAGCCTCCTGCCTGATTTCGGCGATATATTCAGGGAAGGCAATGAAGCCAATGCGGAAGTGCTGTTTGCCGTACAACATACCAGCAACTATGCTTTCAATGGCCCGAACAACAGTACGGTGGGCGACAATGTGATGAATCATATGTTCATTGGTCAGTACGATAAGCGCAGCACCATGGTGAGAAGTATGGATTATGGCCGCCCTTATATCCGCGTAGTGCCCACTTTCTGGGTTACCGATACTGTTTTCAAGGAAAGAGTGAACGATACACGTTATGGCAAAACATTCCAGACCGTCTGGTATGCCAACTCCAACAATGCCGGTGATTACGATAAATTCGCATGGCCCAACCCGTTACCTCCCGGCGCTCCGGCCGATGCAGTGCCCGGTGGCAGAAGGATCAAAAAGAAAGGGGATACATCCATCTATATGCCAGGCGTGCCTGTAACGTCAGCACAACGCAATGCTGCGCCTTATTTGTTGTATGGCAACAAGAACTGGGACAATACCCTGGCGCCAACTGTGAAGAAATATTTCGATAACAAGCGCGCCGATCTCAACGATCAGTCGGTCAGGCCATTGATCGTATGGAGGCTGGCAGAAACCTATTTGCTCGCTGCGGAAGCTGCCATCGGCACCAGCCGTCCTCAGGAAGCTGCGGATTATATCAATGCGATCAGGAGAAGAGCTGCTTATCCCTCCGGTGATCCTGCACTAATGGAAATCACCGCTGCAGATGCTACCATTGATTTCCTGCTGGAAGAACGCACACGGGAACTCCTGGGTGAGAACACCCGCTGGTGGGACCTGGTCCGCACCGGCACGCTCATAGAACGCGTAAAAAAACACAACGCAGAAGCTACTCCCAATATCCAGGACAGACATACACTTCGTCCCATTCCGCAATTACAATTAGACAATACAAGAGGGGAGAAGTATAATAACAGCGTATACTTCCCCAACTGGAACTAA
- a CDS encoding alpha-L-fucosidase, whose protein sequence is MKKLLSIAAIMATTAISAQTAGDEDAEMFNRAKVRDQKAIEEAKAGWWTKSMKTHDQRIAWWQEARFGMFIHWGVYSLPAGEWEGRKVSGYAEHLMRKEKISRADYLQLAHRFNPLLFNAAEWVKQAQDAGMKYLIITAKHHDGFAMYDSEIGDFTITQQSAFKRDPMAELAAACKKAGLKFGFYYSHAFDWEHPDAPGNDWEYNNPGGDKLLHGGSNWYDVHPELLPKAQQYVDQKAIPQINELLTKYHPDILWFDTPHKLPLSENIRILKAIRETDPNVVVNGRLVRAAGAVLGDYRNTADRPAEFFPVTGNWEAIPTTNESYGYHQFDSSHKPVAHFIRLLASATSRGGNLLMNIGPKGDGAFDTKDQNILEGIGKWMKVNSESIYGTAASALPLQNWGVITQKQQKLYLHVFNWPADKMLYLGGFKGQVSKAYLLSDASKKTLPFQQKNKQLRISLPVSAPDKTDAVIVLETNGKIEGDEGFYIAPNIALSRLLAFDAKQEGKGFKFGDGKTDKYYVEGWKKKDQALSWDITTSEKSSYKILVKYIAGKGSYLLTLGKSIFEKEISEKKGVVTDEIGTVTIQPGWHQLRISPKQTEGNELMKLLEAQLIKVTQ, encoded by the coding sequence ATGAAGAAATTATTGTCCATAGCTGCCATCATGGCCACTACCGCCATCTCTGCACAAACCGCCGGAGATGAAGATGCCGAAATGTTCAATCGTGCAAAGGTCCGTGATCAGAAAGCCATCGAAGAAGCCAAAGCAGGCTGGTGGACGAAAAGCATGAAGACCCATGATCAACGCATTGCCTGGTGGCAGGAAGCGCGCTTCGGGATGTTCATCCACTGGGGCGTTTATTCATTGCCGGCAGGAGAGTGGGAAGGGCGCAAAGTGAGCGGCTATGCCGAACACCTCATGCGTAAGGAAAAGATCAGTCGTGCTGATTATCTTCAACTGGCCCATCGTTTCAATCCTCTATTGTTCAATGCGGCCGAATGGGTGAAACAGGCGCAGGATGCAGGAATGAAATACCTTATCATCACCGCCAAGCACCACGATGGGTTTGCTATGTATGATTCTGAAATTGGTGATTTCACCATCACACAACAATCAGCATTCAAACGTGATCCCATGGCTGAACTGGCCGCAGCCTGCAAAAAAGCAGGACTGAAATTCGGGTTCTATTATTCGCATGCTTTCGATTGGGAGCATCCCGATGCGCCGGGAAACGATTGGGAGTACAATAATCCCGGTGGCGATAAACTCCTGCACGGCGGCAGCAACTGGTATGATGTTCATCCCGAACTCTTGCCGAAAGCGCAGCAATACGTAGATCAGAAAGCGATCCCGCAGATCAATGAACTGCTGACGAAATATCATCCTGATATTCTTTGGTTCGATACACCGCATAAATTGCCGCTCTCTGAAAATATCCGCATCCTCAAAGCCATCCGCGAAACAGATCCCAATGTGGTTGTGAATGGCAGACTGGTGCGTGCAGCAGGCGCAGTGCTTGGAGATTATAGGAACACAGCCGATCGCCCGGCTGAATTCTTCCCTGTTACCGGCAACTGGGAAGCCATTCCCACTACCAATGAATCCTACGGTTACCATCAATTCGACAGCTCGCATAAACCGGTGGCGCATTTCATCAGATTGCTGGCCAGCGCTACAAGCCGTGGAGGTAACCTGCTCATGAATATCGGACCAAAAGGTGATGGCGCATTCGATACAAAAGATCAAAACATATTAGAGGGAATTGGAAAATGGATGAAGGTAAACAGCGAGTCCATTTACGGAACTGCTGCATCTGCTTTGCCATTGCAGAACTGGGGAGTGATCACACAAAAACAGCAAAAGCTTTATTTGCATGTGTTCAACTGGCCTGCTGATAAAATGTTGTACCTCGGCGGTTTCAAAGGCCAGGTGAGCAAAGCATACCTGCTGAGTGATGCATCAAAAAAAACTTTACCGTTCCAGCAGAAAAATAAACAGCTTCGTATCAGTCTGCCTGTTAGTGCACCGGACAAAACAGATGCAGTGATCGTACTGGAAACAAATGGAAAAATAGAAGGCGATGAAGGATTTTATATTGCGCCAAACATAGCGTTATCAAGGCTCCTGGCCTTCGATGCCAAACAGGAAGGCAAGGGATTCAAATTCGGTGATGGAAAAACAGACAAATATTATGTGGAAGGATGGAAGAAGAAAGATCAGGCCCTGAGTTGGGATATTACCACTTCAGAAAAATCATCGTACAAAATTCTCGTTAAGTATATTGCAGGGAAAGGCAGTTACCTGTTGACGCTGGGTAAATCCATTTTCGAAAAAGAGATAAGTGAAAAGAAAGGGGTGGTAACAGACGAAATTGGAACGGTCACCATTCAGCCCGGATGGCATCAGCTCAGGATCAGCCCGAAGCAGACAGAAGGAAATGAGTTGATGAAATTACTGGAAGCACAACTGATAAAAGTAACACAATAA